In the Quercus lobata isolate SW786 chromosome 5, ValleyOak3.0 Primary Assembly, whole genome shotgun sequence genome, one interval contains:
- the LOC115990405 gene encoding uncharacterized protein LOC115990405: MDVVHLPESAIKGSNDHGGREDKRYFLGVNISDGKYTLQPRIAVSLVKFSDKLTSDKQIQQILGIGNHMSDFIPKISRYRNCLAQLLKKTPLEWNLVHIEAVQQLKRLAEKLPPLQILGPGKRIFQTDASDEY; the protein is encoded by the exons ATGGATGTTGTGCACCTCCCAGAGAGTGCCATCAAAGGCTCTAATGATCATGGTGGTAGGGAGGATAAGAGAT ATTTCTTGGGAGTAAACATTTCAGATGGAAAGTACACTTTGCAACCTCGCATTGCTGTCTCCCTTGTCAAATTTTCGGATAAGCTCACAAGTGACAAACAGATACAACAGATTCTTGGAATTGGTAATCACATGTCCGATTTCATCCCAAAGATTTCCAGATATAGGAACTGTTTAGCTCAACTCTTGAAGAAAACCCCTCTAGAGTGGAATCTTGTTCATATAGAAGCAGTCCAACAATTGAAAAGATTAGCAGAAAAACTTCCCCCACTACAAATTCTAGGACCAGGCAAACGAATTTTCCAGACAGATGCAAGTGATGAGTACTAG